ATGTGCTTCATATTTGATTAAGaagaattctaaaattaatggtATCAAAATTTATGTTCTTGAACATGAAAAGAATGAACCTGCCAATGTTCTTAACAACAttccaaaaataacttttattaattCAAACCATCATATAACTAATAAAGGAGAGAGAGTTGAGATGTCCTGTCGTGATAATTCAAGGAACATTCATGACATAGAAAGAAATCTTTTAACAATATCTGAATTGAAAGTCTTTGGCTTATTCTCTTGACACCTATCGTGTTTTGTACCAAGTCTTTGAAGACATTGATTCCGACCATTGACTTGGTTTATTAAAGGATCAAGGTGGTGTAATAATATCTCTTCAAATTAGACAACTAGGATACCAGATGATCGCCACAACCTAGGAAAGGGTATCCTCCATGGCGTGcgatttttattcttcaattttatctGCTGGAATAGAATCAATGGATCTCTCCATAGAACAGCAACCAAGAGACGTTGCCGCCGGGAGCCAAAAGAGGACCTGACAGCCGATCCTCTTGCTGTCTACGAGTCTGTGTGCTCCCGGATAATTTAAtagttaaaacacaaaaatcgaCATGGTCAACTACTAGCAGCTGAAGAAATGTAAAATCGACATGGTCAACTACTAGCAGCTGAAGAAACGTAAAATGACAGTGTGTTCATGATAAATTAACACCGAAGGGATACAAAATCAACATAACGAGTGCCCCTTGACTCCTTCGTTTGAATTGACACTACTgttcaggaaaaagaaaaggtctgGCAGCGTTAGCCACCTGAGCACATATCCACAGGCCATCAAcacagaagaagagaaaagaaagagcgAATTCCGGCTAAAAACACCAGCTATATGAACGTTCTTTCCGAACAACTTTCGAGTAAAGAACAACGCAGGCCTGAATCGGTTTCTTGTTTTCCGATGGGCCACTTGAAACCTATTTCGTGTGGTATCTAAAATATAGAGATTAGTTTAAAAAAGCATGCATGGCGTGAATTATCCAtactgggattttttttttttagaggacaAATAAACCAGGAGCTATgcgttaaaatatttcattttatccATCTCCTTGCGATTGAGTCTCTTGTAATATAACTTCAAGAGATCGGTCCGGTGATTAAAAGaaatttgctttgtttttttattttatttcattagtttAAATCTTGGATCAACActccataattattaaaatattcttgCACTATGTCAACATGAAAGGTGCGTTTTTAAGAGTATCcggaagaaaattattattaatcctGATTGACACGCAAATTGGTATGAGAGtacaaaaataacattattattattattattattattattattattattattatttattaatttgaatatttcttcTTTGAAGTTTTCCACCTTCCGGTTTCCTCTCtctcaaaaattatttgtacaTATCTAAAGATTTATGGTGTTAATTTCCAATTCTCTTGCCCAcgtgtgttttcttttatttcctgcttatttaatttttttaggcttATTTGGGCTTTTATGGggcttttttttacttctttgggCTTTTATGGAGTTTTTGTAAACACACATAGGTGCTGATAAGAAAAGCCATTTTGTAGGCCAAttctcaactctttttttttctatttttcttaataagGCTTCATGTCTCGACTACCATGGCACTGTAATTTTTAGAGGTTAGCTACATggttaaaagagaaaagagtgtACTTTCTCCTAAACCACTAAAGTTCAAGTTTTAGGTTAGACTGTGAGAAGACAAAAACCCCAAGCAAAAGACTCATCGGCCCAGATTTGCCTGTCCAGACAACCAACAACAACCTGGCAGTTGGAGTTAGAAAGAAATATAGCCCGGATCTGACTTTCATCTGACTCCGGCCCATTTTGGCCTGCGATTTTCATggtttcaattaaatatatgtgtgtgagAATATagtagtatttattttttaaaatattttttatttaaaaatatattaaaataatattttttttattttttaaaaattatttttaacatcaacatattaaaaaaaatctaaaaatatataaaaaaataaatttatgctaaaaagataaaataaaatttaataaaatgttgTTTGTATTGTATGTATTAACTCGCATGGGCTATTTAGGATTTTGCtaattaattgtataatttgagttttttaattttaaaaaatatccataaaaaaactTCTAAGAAATGGATGATCGGTTTgtaagttttttattcaatttaattttggtttaagaaaacatattactaataagaaagaaatattttggtagaataaaaaatatataaataaaaaaagtattttacctaacaaaatatatatgttctCAAGATCTAAATAGTTgtcttttatataaatatctattttaattataagataaaaCTACCTGCGATGCGATATTGCGGGTCAATAATTAGTGTTTTCTCAGAACcaaactaataaatatttaccAAGAATTAAACCTGTGACCTCCAATGCGAATGTGCTAAAGTCCCATTGgtcctaaaaataatttaaacgaTGATGAAAGGTATACCTAATAATTTATCACCGTCTCTCACGTGAATTGTTGTGGCAACCATAATCAATCCATAGAATCTGCCGATACACTCCAATAAATCCAGCCCAGCAGCGTCAATAATTTTGCAAGCATTTGCTTGGGAATTTCCAGGTAGTTTTTAATCACAATCACATTTTAGGCTTAACCTTCGGTTCCTTTGCATATTCTTAGGGTTTCTTGATGTATTTTCCACCGATGAAGTTGATCGAGGTAGGGTTTTGCAGTTTGCGTGATATGATACGGCTTGTTTGGGGTTATTTCAGTAGTTCTGTTTGATTTTCTCTGAAACCTTTTCATTGATTCAACTAAtataagcaaataaataaataacgaGAATTGTGATTGCAATGCGGTTGTTCTAGAATAAATATGTGATCGAGGATTGTATCTTAACATGATGTTACAGCGGTGCATGAACATAGCtctgatttttatattttctcactTTCTCTTGGATTTTAGCAAAAGTTTCAAAACATTATGAATGAGAATGGTTTTCTGAGTTTGATTTAAGTTTTGCTCAATTAATGAAGTTATATATGAATCTGTATGACTTACTGCAGCCCGTCGGCATGTCTGCGTTTCTAGTATCTGATGTTTGAAGCCTAGAAATAAGCATGTGCAAATGCTCGTTAATTATTTCGTTTTTGGTGCTCTGGATGCTGATAGAATAAACATCTGGCTGGGATAAAACCATTCCTATTATATGCAAACGTGCAAAatattgcttcttttctttttatgcattTGATTTCACttgaagaaaatgaattttctgTTAAATTGGCGTGGTTTACTTACCTGTGGCAGAGTGGAGAGGCTCAATGGTTAAGGGCCAGCGGCAAATCATTCAAGTGCTGGTTAGAAGATAGGAAAgagtttcataaaaaatagaagaaaacccTGCAGGTAAATATAGCTTATACTTGTGAATCCTCTTTGGCAACCATGCTCCATCCTGCTTCTGCACCAACTGCTACTCATGTGATGATGGAAAGGaacgaaagtgatgaaaatataactggatttatatttttgtgcAATGGAGAAACAAAACCCGAGTGCTACCGCTATCGTGTTTTTGGGCTGCCTCGGGGAAATTTAGACATAGTTGAGAAAATCAAACCGGGTACAAAGctctttctatttgattttggCATGAAGCGCCTTTACGGCATCTACACTGCTGTTTCCAGGGGAGGGATGAATTTGGAACCAGCTGCATTTAATGGGAAATTTCCAGCACAGGTGAGAAAATGGAAATGCAGCTGTCTGGGGTCTTATGGATAATAAAACTAGTATAACTTTCAATGCATGAGTAACTGCTATGATATTATGAATGGTAAATGGTACATCTGCCTGTGTACTAAGTATTCCTTTTTTTCAAATCCTTCTCCATGGTCTTTACATGCTAAAGAAACCCTTTTTGGAATGAAGAGGATGTATCCTACTATaacttgaaattatttaaatacacGGCTTGAATTTCAAGTACAGTTGCTCCTTGAACATAATGCACATTCAAGGTGTCATTCAATGTGGTCTCCAAATGATATGAAATCTTGTATCTGATGTCTATCTTATATGAAAACTAGTCTATCGTGGAGTGGTAAATGCAATCAAATGTTCCACAGTTGTTTTCTAGGATTCTCCAACATATTTATCTAGATCTTTTGcaatattatttttccatttttccATCGTCATGCCATGTGCTAAACATTTGAACCTGTTTGTGTAAACACTCAGTTTCTGATTTTCAGTTGTTTATTCTTGTTTCCTTGCTTTAGGTGAGATTTAAGATCGTCAGTGACTGCTTACCTCTTGCTGAGAGTGCCTTGAAACATGCCATTAAAGACAACTATCAGGGTTCTAAGTTTAGGCAAGAGTTGAGTACTGAACAAGTAAGATGCAACTTTACTTTCTTGCATTCTTGTTGGgcgaaaattgttttttaagctcttttattaaagaaaaagattgtTTATTGCCTGGAAATGAATggcaatttttatatattcggGAATTTCTTCATGTACAGGTGAAAACTTTAGTATCACTGTTCCGGCCAATTGATTTGCCGCCGTCTATATCTGTGGTGCCCATTGTTGCAAATGTGGAGAAGGTTCTACCATCTGCAAGGCCATATTCTCTTTATTTGCCCAGGGCAACCCATCCTCGCACCTTGCCTGGGGGATGGGTTCAACCTTCTAAGCACCTCCATTATGTTCATCAAAATACTCTTCCTCAGAGTAACCAGAAATACTCAGCTGAAGCACCTCAGTCTACTTATGATCCTCAAAGGAggtataatttctatttttgaCATTTGCATTTGTGTTAAATTTTATAACCAAATGAATGGAGATGATGTTATCTTCTTCTAGAGACAAAACCTTAGGAGAAACCATCTCCAACTCTAgctatcaaataaaatcaagtccCGGGTGTTACTGTGTAACTTGAGGAAATGCATTTGGGAATCAGgcaatactttttatttatttattaaattttgatggTCAGATCTTCATATACATTGAAACTGGTAAATGGTAGGCCAGATTATCGTCCACATTCATTTGAACGCATGCATATACACACAAATTAATACACATTAGTTATCTATTTTATGCTTTATTTGGATGCattattttgacatgaaaaattcTTGAATAAAAGGTTATTTATTCAACAATTGAATATGATCACGGGACAAAAGAGATTTaagtgaagaaagaagaagctaaaaagaagcaaaaaaagagaagaaaagaagtcTACAAATCtgcaatttttattcaattcatcaTAAAACTAATCATAATGTCAAAAATTGCATGTAAATAGTAAACCCTAATTATAATCAAATTTGGGCATAAAAACCagtgaataataaaaatctaacaaaaaacataaaataaagttcaataataaaactaaataaaattcaGTAACTTGGGTTTGGATGTGCCTAATCCCCCCAACTAAAGAGTAATGAGTTGGATTATcctccatcatcatcatcatccatacATGTGTAATCCATGCCATAGGCTTAGTGTCCTCACTAACTCTCCCGGGATTGAAGAAACTTGACCTGTCGAGTGTAGTTCAAGGGTTGTGCTATCTTCTATCATCTGTATCTGTAATCTATGCCAAAATAATTAAGAATGCAACCCGTACGCACAGGAAAGACTTGGTAGCTATATCTTTGCTATGCAGTTCTCttgcattcttttttattgatttgccCTGTTGGCTCTAATCATGTATGGATGTTTTTGCATTGTTCATATACACAGTTATGAGGTCGCAATGGAGATGGGTCCAAGGAACCATGTTGCCAGGCATGAAAATCAGTATAATGTGCCCCAGTTACCAAGGGAGAGAGATACTGTTTTGCATTCAGACAATGTAGCCAATTATTATAGTCAATACCTACCTTCTGCAACAACCTCGCGTATTTCATCTCAGGCACAGGGTTTAGCACCAAGCTATGCTTTGCCAGCATCTTCCAGCACGCAACAGCGGTTGCAATCAACTTATCAATCTCACCACACTCCATCAATTTACGAGAATCAAGGTCTAGTATACACTGATCATCTTCAGTGGTCATTGCTTGGAACGTCAGGTGCGGCTGAAGCCTATATACCAGTCTCTGCCCGGTATTCCTTTGCCGGAGCAGCTTCAACTTACCAGTAGTGCTTGGAAGGGGGGAAGCTTTTATCAAGCTGATGTGTTATTACTCGGGCTTGTTTTTATGATGGGTATATATGGCAAAGTGTTCAATCATCTGATTTGATTGTTTTCCAAGAGTTTTGTTCTGGTATTCTAAGCTGTAGTTAATCTTCTTTGCTTAAAACGTTCTGTCACGTTATGCTGGTTGCAATGAAAATGAAGTCAGAGGATGTAGATATCCAATGCATGTCTTGCTCTCATAGCATCACGAGCTTCCATCTTTGCTTGAACTTTATACTCGTCCCTAGGCTTCACACACATTAATTTCAAGGGCTCATTGAACTTTATACagtatcatttatttatttaacaaaacaGCTTGAGAGCTCTATTCGGAAATGAAAAGGGATTTTATGGATTGTAAACCAACCACCAGAAGCTAAAGAAGAAGGCCTGAGGTCAACGAGGTGATCTGAAGCTTGTAATTTGTGTAGATAAAAAAGGATCTCcagaaacaaatccaaaagagCTGAGATACAAAACCTCCATTTCCAAGAACATCCCAACAccatgatttttaataaaattaaaatcaaactacTTCCTCTTGTTTTGTACACTAACGCACAAGATTAGATGAGTGTTAGTGAGTGAATTCAGCAATCTATACAACCAAtgctgattattattattattattatcacccaTCCTGCTTCCTATTCATCCCACTCTGTTTTCCAAAGCAACATCGCCAGGGCAGACATCTAATTCTACAGCAGCAACTGGGTCTCGGACATTTTGGGCAACATTTTGGGCAACTGGGTCTCGGACATTTTGGGCAACTGGGTCTCGGACATTTTGGGCAACTGGGTTTTGGTGGGCAACTGGGTCTCGGGCATTTTGGGCAACTGGGTTTTGGTGGGCAACTGGGTCTCGGGCATTTTGGGCAACTGGGTGCTCGCCAGCAACATTTAACACAACTTGAGCATCTGGGTCTCCAGCATCCTGCGCACCTGGGACTCCACGAGCATTTTATGCACCTGGGTCTTAGACATTCTGGGCATTTAGGTCGCCAAAGTTTGAACCTACAGCACTTGTTGGAATCAGTCTTAGACCTCGGCTTTAGACACAGATTCTGCCGGATCTTTTTGAGACGGATTTCCGTGGTTATATTCTCCATTTCTTGAATAAACCTGCGGAGATGGCTGATGTAATCAGGGTATAATTCCAAGTTACAGTGCCCGCCTCCTTTAATCCATAAAGGCTCATATGGTTCTTTTGCCATTTTCCACAGCCCATCACCATGTAACCAGTTCACAACATCATCCTCTGTGCCCTGTAAAACATATGATGCAACCCCTTTTCAAAATCTGCTTCAGACAGATCAGATGCAAAGTGCGAATCATATAGAACTTAGACAGTCAAAATTGGTCAACTTAGTTTAAGCTGGATGAAATCATCAACTTCATAGTGAACCTCAGAGGATAACACACCCTTGCACTTGAGAATTTAGAATATCAATGACGGGTGATCTAGCGTGAAATAACAAGGAGCGACATTTTGCAAGCTTGCATGCAGATACAAACACATGCAGATATGGAAAGAGAGTAGATTATAGTTAAGATCCTTAAATAAACCCCAACCATGCAATCAACTCAACTAGTTCAGTACTGAAACTTGATAAATTCTACTATGTAACATCCTTAATCACATAGCCCATGAAATCAATGCAACTAGTTTTTGGAAAATCAGAAAGTTTTTACATTCTCACTAATGAAATGGAATCATGTTTCCTAAGGCTTATCACCATAAAAAATGGGAAGGAGATAACTTGAAAGAAAACGAGAGGCGGGCTCTTTACAAGTCAAGTAATTGCGAAACAAATTTACTGTTAGGTTAAATAGTATGAATATATACTTAATTAAGGGGAGAAAATATGtagctttttccttttattttttcttttttctgaacCACGATCAAACAGCAAATTATAGGTGACCTATTTGGATCAGCTGAGTAGCAAAATAGATGATGAACCACTAGCACAAAGAGTTTTTTAAGAAATCCAGAAGGAGGTTACCTTAtacaacataaacaaaatatacacttcatttttcatttattcaCCTGCAACCTTGcaattaattacatgttttaCACTATACATATATTCAATTCATGTGTTACATCAAGCACCATTCATGTAAGCACTCTtgataaataatgaaatgaaaatcaaaGGAACAGTTTTACAATATCTAGGTTTCTCTGAAAACATAGCTGGCTACCAtagcaataatattattttcatatataagaTTTTTGAGCTCAGTCAATCCTAGTAACCATCAAACACAGACCAACATTGTTTATTGCAGTCCAATTTGATCAAATGTAGTGAATGGAAATCAATGAGATCAGATCTAGTTAAGTTGGTCATTCTCATTATGGTTGTGCCGTAAGCCTTAGGAACACAAAATTCATTAAGAGTGTA
This genomic interval from Populus alba chromosome 1, ASM523922v2, whole genome shotgun sequence contains the following:
- the LOC118039211 gene encoding uncharacterized protein, with the protein product MLHPASAPTATHVMMERNESDENITGFIFLCNGETKPECYRYRVFGLPRGNLDIVEKIKPGTKLFLFDFGMKRLYGIYTAVSRGGMNLEPAAFNGKFPAQVRFKIVSDCLPLAESALKHAIKDNYQGSKFRQELSTEQVKTLVSLFRPIDLPPSISVVPIVANVEKVLPSARPYSLYLPRATHPRTLPGGWVQPSKHLHYVHQNTLPQSNQKYSAEAPQSTYDPQRSYEVAMEMGPRNHVARHENQYNVPQLPRERDTVLHSDNVANYYSQYLPSATTSRISSQAQGLAPSYALPASSSTQQRLQSTYQSHHTPSIYENQGLVYTDHLQWSLLGTSGAAEAYIPVSARYSFAGAASTYQ
- the LOC118039210 gene encoding uncharacterized protein isoform X2, producing the protein MLDSPCFTLMAMLLTLASFMISLSSSRYDYSGYGASSGKPSESNTYADIEAVYECLQTQYGVSQEDLILYGQSVGSGPTLHLAAKLPRLRGVVLHSAILSGLRVLCHVKFTFCFDIYKNINKIRKVKCPVLVIHGTEDDVVNWLHGDGLWKMAKEPYEPLWIKGGGHCNLELYPDYISHLRRFIQEMENITTEIRLKKIRQNLCLKPRSKTDSNKCCRFKLWRPKCPECLRPRCIKCSWSPRCAGCWRPRCSSCVKCCWRAPSCPKCPRPSCPPKPSCPKCPRPSCPPKPSCPKCPRPSCPKCPRPSCPKCCPKCPRPSCCCRIRCLPWRCCFGKQSGMNRKQDG